One window of the Chryseobacterium camelliae genome contains the following:
- a CDS encoding bile acid:sodium symporter family protein: MKQLFNKQNTFLFLLIMMVILARFFPFLESYSTYFNLPGFIDWGIAAIFLLYGLKLNLKEVMKDVANWKLHLLIQSGTFILFPLLVLLFYPLVKDSQYTTVWLSVFFMACLPSTVSSSVVMVSIARGNVTSAIFNASVSGLIGILMTPLLMSFFLVPAEGSGDQGEIIQQLLIKVLLPIVLGILLNPVLKKWVTKYSSAIAEFDRLIILLIVYESFSTAFSQHIFASVPAVTFLILACSVVFLFFAVYHILQYAARKMKFKREDVITATFCGSKKSLVHGSLFLLVLGIPDDQKVLFLLPVMIYHSFQLFYVSWLASKIAKRTEGLQPEKII; the protein is encoded by the coding sequence ATGAAGCAACTTTTTAACAAGCAGAATACATTTCTGTTCCTGCTGATTATGATGGTTATACTGGCAAGGTTTTTTCCCTTTCTGGAGTCGTACAGTACCTACTTTAACCTCCCGGGATTCATAGACTGGGGAATTGCCGCAATATTCCTGTTATACGGTCTTAAGCTGAACCTGAAAGAAGTGATGAAAGATGTGGCCAACTGGAAGCTGCACCTTTTGATTCAGTCCGGTACTTTTATCCTGTTTCCGTTACTGGTACTCCTGTTTTATCCGCTGGTGAAAGATTCTCAATACACTACGGTCTGGCTGTCCGTATTTTTTATGGCCTGCCTTCCGTCTACAGTCTCTTCATCCGTAGTGATGGTCTCCATTGCCAGGGGAAATGTGACATCCGCTATTTTCAATGCATCCGTTTCGGGGCTGATAGGTATATTGATGACCCCTTTGCTCATGAGTTTCTTTCTTGTGCCGGCAGAAGGTTCCGGCGATCAGGGAGAAATTATTCAGCAGTTGCTTATTAAGGTCTTGCTGCCCATTGTGCTGGGAATCCTGCTGAATCCTGTCCTTAAAAAATGGGTGACCAAATATTCTTCAGCCATTGCTGAATTTGACCGGCTGATCATCCTGCTGATCGTTTATGAAAGTTTTTCTACAGCGTTCTCACAACATATCTTTGCATCGGTTCCTGCCGTAACGTTCCTGATATTGGCCTGCAGTGTGGTATTCCTGTTTTTTGCCGTATACCATATCCTGCAATATGCCGCACGGAAAATGAAATTTAAACGGGAAGACGTCATTACCGCAACCTTTTGCGGATCCAAGAAATCTCTGGTCCACGGAAGCCTTTTCCTGCTGGTACTCGGGATTCCGGATGACCAGAAAGTCCTGTTTCTGCTTCCGGTCATGATTTACCATAGCTTCCAGCTCTTTTATGTAAGCTGGCTGGCCAGCAAGATAGCAAAAAGAACAGAAGGATTACAGCCTGAAAAAATTATTTAA
- a CDS encoding SusE domain-containing protein: MKHLLKIFTLALIGFLVISCEKDEDQAVLGQGTDPVISANKTTIVLSSSTTASEAVAFSWANSDYGVSVQLTNQLEVAKKGTNFNGAKTIDVINGAKVYSMMGADLNNLILSMGVTTATATAIEVRLKSSVAGRTRYSNTVSLTVTPFINGPVYTFTDLYLIGDATAGAWDNLATNTKIYPLVKTTTAGTYTYTGYFAQGGFKIIKTPGSWTTQYGAGSSAGVLDTSGGSGNISVAAAGYYKLTVNTSALTYTFVPVAAPTATYTSISMIGPAAGGWSTDLDLQKSTFDPHVWTKKNVMLSSGEFKFRANHDWGTSWGVAQEFFGTAALGGANIPLTTTFHYDVYFNDATGDYSLIPVN; this comes from the coding sequence ATGAAACATTTACTTAAAATATTTACTCTTGCACTGATTGGCTTTCTAGTGATTTCATGTGAGAAAGACGAAGATCAGGCAGTTCTTGGGCAAGGTACAGACCCTGTGATTTCTGCAAATAAAACAACTATAGTTCTTTCAAGCAGTACTACAGCTAGTGAAGCTGTAGCTTTTAGCTGGGCAAATTCGGACTACGGTGTCAGTGTTCAGTTGACCAACCAACTGGAAGTAGCTAAAAAAGGAACTAATTTTAACGGTGCTAAAACAATAGACGTCATTAATGGTGCAAAAGTCTATAGTATGATGGGTGCTGATCTAAACAATCTTATCCTCTCTATGGGGGTAACTACAGCCACTGCTACTGCTATAGAAGTAAGATTGAAATCTTCAGTGGCCGGCAGGACCCGTTATTCTAATACGGTTTCATTAACAGTAACGCCATTCATTAACGGTCCGGTGTATACATTTACAGACCTATACCTCATCGGTGATGCTACCGCAGGAGCATGGGACAACCTGGCAACCAATACCAAAATCTATCCGCTTGTGAAAACTACGACGGCGGGTACCTATACTTATACCGGATATTTTGCACAGGGAGGATTCAAGATCATTAAAACTCCTGGTAGCTGGACTACCCAATATGGTGCTGGAAGTTCGGCAGGAGTGCTGGATACCAGCGGAGGCTCAGGGAATATTTCAGTGGCTGCAGCAGGGTATTATAAGCTTACTGTGAATACATCTGCTCTTACCTATACTTTTGTGCCGGTGGCAGCACCAACGGCTACTTATACTTCGATTTCCATGATCGGGCCTGCAGCAGGAGGATGGAGCACTGATCTTGACCTTCAGAAATCAACTTTTGATCCGCATGTATGGACCAAGAAAAACGTGATGCTGAGCTCAGGTGAATTTAAATTCAGGGCTAACCATGACTGGGGAACCAGCTGGGGCGTAGCACAGGAATTTTTCGGGACTGCTGCATTAGGCGGAGCCAATATCCCTTTAACCACAACATTCCATTATGATGTTTACTTTAATGATGCTACAGGGGATTATTCTCTGATTCCGGTGAATTAA
- a CDS encoding nuclear transport factor 2 family protein: MKKPTLLFAFILMVLNLSTVSAQAKYENEKTAINRMLDGFNTAAAKADFNTYFGYFADESTFIGTDATEVWDKKAFMVWAKPYFDKKQTWNFTSLKRNIYFGKDGRLAWFDELLDTQMKICRGSGVVEKINGQWKVRQYVLSMTVPNEIVDKVVPEKAPIEDILIQKLKTK, encoded by the coding sequence ATGAAAAAACCAACCTTACTGTTTGCCTTCATCCTGATGGTGCTTAACCTCTCAACAGTTTCCGCACAGGCAAAATATGAAAATGAAAAAACAGCGATCAATAGGATGCTTGACGGATTCAATACTGCCGCAGCAAAAGCGGATTTCAATACCTATTTCGGCTACTTTGCCGATGAATCTACCTTCATAGGCACCGATGCTACGGAAGTCTGGGACAAAAAAGCATTTATGGTCTGGGCAAAGCCGTATTTCGATAAAAAACAGACCTGGAACTTCACCTCCCTGAAACGGAATATCTATTTCGGCAAAGACGGCAGGCTGGCCTGGTTCGATGAGCTGCTGGATACCCAGATGAAAATCTGCCGCGGTTCCGGAGTCGTGGAAAAAATCAACGGGCAGTGGAAAGTTAGACAGTATGTCCTTTCCATGACGGTTCCTAATGAGATCGTGGATAAGGTAGTGCCGGAAAAAGCACCTATTGAAGATATATTAATTCAAAAACTGAAAACTAAATAA
- a CDS encoding radical SAM protein produces the protein MVTSFVLKVASRCNLNCSYCYMYNLGDKTYLKQPKFMSISTIHTFAEKLAHYSKENGLRSFQIVFHGGEPLLLPKEFYKESVRIFTETLSDAYFDFVIQTNGVGLDGDWYALFNELNIRVGISMDGPKEYHDRYRVFHNGKGSYDEVRHAIQIGLENGMHGVLSVANLNISPNVLYEEFKSLNVPSFNLLLPDGHFDKLPDDLIKDRVNTYDYTPYADWLIELFTIWKSDPDRPNMRFFKTLIQLIAGEDAGDQMVGLKKNGVAVVETNGNLEVADSIRACYEGITRNSINIHTHEISSILEDPLFDIYINSHQMVSEKCINCPIYEICGGGFLLNRYSNENGFDNPTIYCHDMIKLVTYIQNDLIDSLPDEVCKEMELNRVSYDEILEELENKGPVSIQKNIKDKLVAYSLT, from the coding sequence ATGGTTACTTCTTTTGTTCTGAAGGTTGCAAGCAGATGCAATCTCAATTGCTCATATTGTTACATGTATAATTTAGGGGATAAAACTTATCTGAAACAACCTAAATTTATGTCAATAAGCACTATACATACTTTCGCTGAAAAATTGGCCCATTATAGTAAAGAAAATGGTTTGAGATCTTTTCAGATTGTCTTCCATGGAGGTGAGCCTTTATTACTTCCAAAAGAATTTTACAAGGAAAGTGTTAGGATATTTACTGAAACGCTAAGCGATGCTTATTTTGATTTTGTTATCCAGACTAATGGTGTTGGATTGGATGGGGACTGGTATGCACTATTTAATGAACTGAACATTCGTGTTGGCATCAGTATGGACGGACCTAAGGAATATCACGATAGGTACCGTGTATTTCATAATGGAAAAGGATCTTATGACGAGGTAAGGCACGCAATACAGATTGGATTGGAAAATGGGATGCATGGGGTACTGTCTGTAGCTAATCTTAATATCTCCCCTAATGTATTATATGAGGAATTCAAAAGCCTGAATGTTCCGAGTTTTAATCTTCTTCTTCCGGATGGTCATTTCGATAAGTTACCGGATGACCTCATAAAAGATAGAGTCAATACCTATGATTATACGCCATATGCAGATTGGCTGATTGAATTGTTCACGATCTGGAAAAGCGATCCTGATAGGCCGAATATGAGATTTTTCAAAACTCTTATTCAGCTGATTGCAGGAGAGGATGCTGGTGACCAGATGGTTGGGTTGAAAAAAAACGGCGTCGCTGTAGTGGAAACCAATGGAAACCTGGAAGTGGCAGATTCTATTAGAGCTTGTTATGAAGGCATTACCAGAAACAGCATCAATATCCATACTCACGAGATCAGCTCTATTTTAGAAGATCCGCTTTTTGATATCTATATCAATTCTCATCAGATGGTCAGTGAAAAGTGCATTAACTGTCCTATTTATGAAATATGCGGAGGTGGTTTTCTGTTGAACAGATATTCTAATGAAAATGGGTTTGATAATCCTACCATTTATTGTCACGATATGATAAAATTGGTAACTTACATCCAAAATGATCTTATTGACAGCTTGCCGGATGAGGTTTGTAAGGAAATGGAACTCAACAGAGTTTCCTATGATGAGATTTTGGAAGAGCTTGAGAATAAGGGTCCTGTTTCCATTCAGAAAAATATTAAAGATAAATTAGTAGCCTACAGTCTGACATGA
- a CDS encoding RagB/SusD family nutrient uptake outer membrane protein: MTFKYINKTIFAAGLTAVLFLTSCENDLDRMPQTEVTSASVYADFNNYKNVLAKIYAGLAMSGQNGGDGNPDISGIDGGTSNYIRQYFQLQELPTDEAVIAWGDGSLPDLHNMTWSSSNEFIAALYYRIYYQVGLANEFIRETTDEKLASRNISGANAEEARAFRNEARFMRALSYSHAIDLFGNGPFSTEADEVGIKPPRRIDRKELFTYVETELKDLEGLLKNPRTNEYGRADKAAVWMLLAKLYLNAEVYTGQSRYSDARIYAEKVINAGYSLKANYGELFLADNNLDNNETIFAVNYDGLNTRTFGGTTYIIHASTGGSMNPAQFGINSGWGGLRSTKNIAALFPTTDGSTDKRGNFYTSGQNLEINNVGTFTDGYPIIKFKNIKRNGQPGSDAAGDFVDTDFPMFRLAEAYLIYAEAVLRGGGGSNATAIQYINLLRQRAYGNASGNVTSINLDFILDERARELSWEAVRRTDLIRFGKFTAGSYLWPFKGGVKDGKGVEDFRKLYPIPASDLNANPNLVQNPGY, translated from the coding sequence ATGACATTTAAATATATTAATAAGACAATTTTTGCAGCGGGTTTAACGGCCGTTTTATTTCTTACTTCTTGTGAGAATGACCTGGACAGAATGCCTCAGACAGAAGTTACTTCAGCATCAGTATATGCTGATTTCAATAACTATAAAAATGTTCTGGCTAAAATATATGCAGGCCTTGCCATGAGTGGTCAGAACGGCGGAGATGGTAATCCTGATATCAGCGGTATTGACGGTGGTACATCAAATTATATACGACAGTATTTCCAATTACAGGAATTGCCTACTGACGAAGCAGTAATAGCATGGGGAGATGGATCGCTTCCTGATTTGCATAATATGACCTGGTCTTCAAGCAATGAATTTATTGCCGCACTGTATTATCGAATCTATTATCAGGTTGGGCTTGCTAATGAGTTTATAAGAGAAACAACTGATGAAAAATTAGCTTCCAGAAATATTTCAGGTGCCAATGCGGAAGAAGCAAGAGCATTCAGAAATGAAGCTCGCTTTATGAGAGCACTTAGTTATTCACATGCCATAGATCTTTTTGGAAACGGACCTTTTTCTACCGAAGCTGACGAAGTGGGTATTAAACCCCCAAGAAGAATTGATCGCAAAGAATTATTTACTTATGTAGAAACTGAACTAAAAGATCTTGAGGGCTTACTAAAAAATCCTAGAACAAATGAATATGGACGTGCAGACAAAGCTGCTGTCTGGATGCTGCTTGCTAAACTTTATCTGAATGCAGAAGTTTATACTGGGCAGTCAAGATATTCTGATGCAAGAATATATGCAGAAAAAGTTATTAATGCAGGATACTCTTTAAAAGCAAATTACGGCGAATTATTTTTAGCCGATAATAACCTGGATAACAATGAAACAATATTCGCCGTGAACTATGATGGGCTGAATACGAGAACATTCGGAGGAACTACGTATATCATACATGCCAGTACCGGAGGATCCATGAATCCTGCACAGTTTGGAATTAACAGCGGTTGGGGAGGATTACGAAGTACAAAAAATATTGCTGCTTTATTTCCTACTACAGATGGCTCTACCGATAAACGAGGAAACTTCTATACGAGTGGGCAGAATCTGGAAATTAATAATGTAGGTACTTTTACGGATGGATATCCTATTATTAAGTTTAAAAACATTAAACGAAACGGGCAGCCTGGCTCAGATGCTGCAGGAGATTTCGTAGATACGGATTTTCCAATGTTTAGGCTTGCGGAAGCTTATCTTATTTATGCCGAAGCCGTTTTACGTGGGGGTGGTGGAAGTAATGCAACTGCTATTCAATACATTAATTTATTAAGACAGAGAGCCTATGGTAATGCATCAGGAAATGTGACATCGATTAATTTAGATTTTATTTTAGATGAGAGGGCTCGAGAATTATCTTGGGAAGCAGTGCGAAGAACAGACCTTATTAGGTTTGGAAAATTCACAGCAGGAAGTTACTTATGGCCATTTAAAGGTGGTGTTAAAGATGGTAAGGGAGTTGAAGATTTCAGAAAGCTATATCCTATTCCTGCAAGTGATCTTAATGCAAATCCAAACCTAGTTCAAAATCCTGGCTATTAA
- a CDS encoding glycoside hydrolase family 13 protein — MKKIYAFCALSAAAFAFSQTKPLEKVEPAFWWKGMKNPELQILVYGKDIASRQIELSDGIQIKDIQKVDNPNYVFVTVNTNEINVPKFKISLKNGRKNVGSYTYELKTRNQGSADRESFSSKDVMYLIMPDRFANGDEKNDSVPGLTEKANRSLPNGRHGGDLRGIINHLDYLQDLGATAVWLTPVNEDNEKVYSYHGYAQTDLYKIDARYGTNEEYRDLSRELNKRNMKLVMDYVTNHWGISHWMIKDLPSKDWIHWFNDGDNGFKRSNYKITTQFDTNAAEADKKNALDGWFDTTMPDINQKNPLVLKYLTQNAIWWIEYAELGGFRVDTYPYNDKEAMAKWAKAITDEYPKFNIVGETWLSSPAYISAWQKDSKTGEAAHYNSNLPSVMDFILYGNIPGALMEKQGWDTGMMKLYDGFTSDFLYPDINNVLVFIENHDTARWNEIFNADPKAYKMAMTILLTVRGIPQLYYGTEIGMRGDKNKGGDADIRRDFPGGWKSDPQNAFNASGQTPEQKEFHDFTRKLLNWRKNKAVIHTGKTKNFLPQDNVFVYFRYDGRESVMVVLNNNETEQKLDLKRFAESLDGFSGGKDIISGKDISFQGSLSVPAKSSTIIELK; from the coding sequence ATGAAAAAGATATATGCATTCTGTGCGCTTTCTGCTGCTGCCTTTGCTTTTTCCCAGACCAAACCCCTGGAAAAAGTAGAGCCTGCATTCTGGTGGAAAGGCATGAAAAATCCTGAGCTTCAGATTCTGGTGTACGGTAAAGATATTGCCAGCCGGCAGATTGAGCTTTCAGACGGCATTCAGATCAAAGACATTCAGAAAGTTGATAATCCTAACTACGTCTTTGTGACCGTCAATACCAATGAAATCAATGTCCCGAAATTTAAAATCAGCCTTAAAAACGGCAGGAAAAATGTAGGTTCCTATACTTATGAGCTGAAAACAAGAAATCAGGGTTCCGCGGACCGGGAATCTTTTTCTTCCAAAGATGTTATGTACCTCATCATGCCGGACCGTTTTGCCAACGGGGACGAGAAAAACGACTCTGTTCCGGGCCTGACGGAAAAAGCCAACAGGAGCCTGCCTAACGGAAGGCATGGCGGGGACCTGCGCGGAATCATCAATCATCTGGATTATCTTCAGGATTTGGGAGCTACCGCAGTATGGCTTACTCCGGTAAATGAAGACAACGAAAAGGTATATTCCTATCACGGATATGCGCAGACCGATCTGTATAAAATAGACGCACGGTACGGCACCAATGAAGAATACCGTGATCTTTCCCGCGAACTTAACAAGAGAAATATGAAGCTGGTGATGGACTATGTGACCAATCACTGGGGAATTTCCCACTGGATGATCAAAGATCTGCCTTCAAAAGACTGGATCCACTGGTTTAACGATGGTGACAACGGGTTTAAGCGTTCCAATTATAAGATCACCACACAGTTCGATACGAATGCTGCGGAAGCAGATAAAAAAAATGCATTGGACGGATGGTTTGATACCACCATGCCGGATATCAACCAGAAGAATCCGCTGGTCCTGAAATACCTTACCCAGAATGCCATCTGGTGGATTGAATATGCCGAATTAGGCGGCTTCCGCGTGGATACCTATCCTTACAACGATAAAGAAGCGATGGCGAAATGGGCAAAAGCCATTACGGATGAATACCCGAAATTCAATATCGTCGGGGAAACCTGGCTCAGCAGTCCCGCTTATATTTCAGCCTGGCAGAAGGATTCCAAAACCGGTGAGGCGGCCCATTACAATTCCAACCTGCCTTCAGTAATGGATTTTATTCTGTACGGGAATATTCCGGGTGCCCTGATGGAAAAACAGGGATGGGACACCGGAATGATGAAACTGTACGACGGGTTTACCAGCGATTTCCTGTATCCTGATATCAACAACGTCCTGGTTTTTATCGAAAACCATGATACCGCACGATGGAATGAAATCTTCAATGCAGATCCAAAAGCCTACAAGATGGCCATGACCATTTTATTAACCGTCCGCGGAATACCGCAGCTTTATTACGGAACGGAAATAGGAATGAGAGGCGATAAAAATAAAGGCGGCGATGCCGATATCCGTAGGGATTTCCCGGGCGGCTGGAAATCAGATCCTCAGAACGCCTTCAATGCTTCCGGACAGACCCCTGAGCAGAAAGAATTCCATGATTTTACCCGGAAACTGCTGAACTGGAGAAAAAATAAGGCTGTAATCCATACCGGTAAAACCAAAAACTTCCTTCCGCAGGACAATGTATTTGTGTATTTCAGGTATGACGGCCGGGAAAGCGTGATGGTGGTCCTGAACAATAATGAGACAGAACAGAAACTGGATCTGAAGCGGTTTGCTGAATCACTGGACGGTTTTTCAGGCGGTAAAGATATTATTTCCGGCAAAGATATTTCCTTTCAGGGCAGCCTTTCAGTTCCTGCAAAAAGTTCCACGATCATAGAATTGAAATAA
- a CDS encoding succinylglutamate desuccinylase/aspartoacylase family protein — protein sequence MKVSKAAVLSLLAMASSLSSQQVKSVMNNEGRFRKDIILPVKSGQSDTYIPVTIIKGKEKGPVFSIVAGIHGYEYPPVIAVQELLREISPESVRGTLIIIPIANIEAFKKRTPFISPLDQKNLNNVFPGSPDGSPTEQIAHLITKEVISNSDIFLDIHGGDASEDLMPFVCYYNRSDAPEQTASAYELSVQSQIPYVVSYPYTITGKEPAKYAFKQAVQQGITALSIEAGKLGNVQEDQVALIKNAVYRMLEHSGIYTFKKYTDKETSKVTLLNRQEYIRVPQSGIFYSRFKSGDTVKKNQTLGFITDEFGTRKQDIIAPADGIILYKIGTPPVNQGETLFCIGYNQ from the coding sequence ATGAAAGTAAGTAAGGCAGCTGTATTGTCTCTGTTGGCTATGGCTTCATCCCTCTCTTCACAGCAGGTGAAATCCGTGATGAATAATGAAGGAAGGTTCAGGAAAGACATCATTCTGCCAGTAAAAAGCGGACAGAGTGATACCTATATTCCCGTTACCATTATCAAAGGAAAAGAAAAAGGACCGGTTTTCAGTATTGTTGCGGGAATCCATGGCTATGAATATCCGCCTGTTATTGCGGTTCAGGAACTCCTGAGAGAAATCAGTCCCGAGTCTGTTAGAGGCACCCTTATCATCATTCCTATAGCCAATATCGAAGCATTTAAGAAAAGAACGCCGTTCATCAGTCCGCTGGACCAAAAGAATCTGAATAATGTCTTTCCGGGTTCTCCTGACGGCTCACCAACCGAACAGATTGCCCATCTGATCACAAAAGAAGTTATTTCAAATTCCGATATATTCCTGGATATCCACGGAGGTGATGCCAGTGAAGACCTGATGCCTTTCGTGTGTTATTACAACAGGTCGGATGCCCCTGAGCAGACCGCTTCAGCATACGAGCTGTCCGTACAGTCGCAAATACCTTATGTTGTTTCTTATCCTTACACTATTACAGGAAAAGAACCGGCAAAATACGCTTTTAAACAGGCTGTGCAGCAGGGCATCACTGCGCTGAGCATAGAAGCCGGAAAACTGGGAAATGTTCAGGAGGACCAGGTAGCATTGATTAAAAATGCCGTTTACCGTATGCTTGAGCACTCAGGAATTTATACATTTAAAAAATATACAGATAAAGAAACTTCAAAAGTTACGCTGCTGAACCGACAGGAGTATATCCGTGTTCCGCAATCCGGGATATTCTACAGTCGCTTTAAAAGCGGCGATACGGTAAAAAAGAACCAGACGCTTGGCTTTATCACGGATGAATTCGGTACCAGAAAACAGGATATCATTGCTCCTGCAGACGGAATCATCCTTTACAAAATAGGCACTCCGCCGGTCAATCAGGGAGAAACCCTGTTCTGTATCGGCTATAACCAATAA
- a CDS encoding glycoside hydrolase family 97 protein → MKKITMGAVLFSMMFAGVHAQTLQSPDGKFEMNFQLKQGIPYYNLKYNGAVVVEDSKLGLRLFKDTAIKFASEIAKPEDAKFDLNNGFTKKAENRDSKNETWQPVLGEKKSYINHYNELAVTLHQDATDRDIVVKFRLFNDGLGFRYEFPEQKNLNYFVIREEDSEIDFPTDMKAWWIAADYDSQEYQPQTTKISEIPARWPNSFDSNASQQMVQNAVQSPLMLKKEGKDPLYVNLGEAAVLDYPASNLEVDAVNFKFKTHLTPDRQGAKGYMQTSTVSPWRTIIVSPKAEEVLASKMMFNLNEPTKYKDTSYIHPTKYMGVWWEMIIGKSQWAYSTAENVHIGETDFSKLTPNGKHAANNTKVKEYIDFAAANGFGGLLIEGWNVGWEDWFGHSKEFVFDFITPYPDFDLTMLNDYAHSKGIKLIMHHETSGSATNYERWADKAFKLMNDYGYDAVKTGYVGDIIPRGEHHYSQWTINHFYRIAQKANEYKIMVNSHESVRPGGESRTYPNWISAEAARGTEFEAFAGNNPDHQTILPFTRWMGGPMDYTPGIFQTKLDYYFPGDKRFVKTTLAKQLALYVVMYMPLQMAADLPENYQKHMDAFQFIKDVAADWDDTKILSAEPGDYIITARKAKGTENWFVGGITDENRRDYTVDFSFLDKGRKYEVTVYEDGKDADYINNPQSYHIYKKTVTSKSKIKINMARSGGFAISIKVIK, encoded by the coding sequence ATGAAGAAAATTACGATGGGAGCAGTATTGTTCTCGATGATGTTTGCAGGCGTTCATGCCCAGACCTTACAATCGCCGGACGGGAAGTTTGAAATGAACTTCCAGCTGAAGCAGGGAATCCCGTATTATAACCTGAAGTACAATGGAGCAGTGGTCGTGGAAGACTCAAAGCTGGGGTTAAGGTTGTTTAAAGATACCGCTATTAAGTTTGCCTCTGAAATTGCGAAGCCGGAAGATGCAAAATTCGATCTGAATAATGGGTTTACCAAAAAAGCTGAGAACCGGGATTCCAAAAATGAAACCTGGCAGCCGGTACTGGGTGAGAAGAAAAGCTACATCAACCATTATAATGAACTGGCGGTTACCCTGCACCAGGATGCGACTGACCGGGATATAGTGGTTAAATTCAGGCTGTTCAATGACGGGTTGGGATTCAGGTATGAATTTCCGGAGCAGAAGAACCTGAATTATTTTGTAATCCGTGAAGAAGATTCTGAAATCGATTTCCCAACCGATATGAAAGCCTGGTGGATTGCCGCCGATTATGATTCCCAGGAATACCAGCCGCAGACCACTAAAATTTCTGAAATCCCGGCAAGATGGCCGAATTCTTTCGACAGTAATGCATCACAGCAAATGGTACAGAATGCGGTACAATCGCCTTTGATGTTGAAAAAAGAAGGTAAAGATCCATTATATGTGAATCTTGGAGAGGCTGCAGTTTTAGATTATCCGGCTTCCAACCTTGAAGTGGATGCCGTGAATTTCAAATTCAAAACCCATTTGACGCCAGACAGACAGGGAGCTAAGGGGTACATGCAGACGTCAACCGTATCGCCGTGGAGAACGATTATCGTTTCCCCAAAAGCAGAAGAAGTGCTGGCCTCCAAAATGATGTTCAACCTGAACGAACCGACGAAATACAAGGATACTTCCTACATCCATCCTACGAAATACATGGGTGTATGGTGGGAAATGATCATCGGGAAATCCCAATGGGCATATTCTACCGCAGAGAATGTCCATATCGGGGAAACCGATTTCAGCAAGCTGACGCCGAACGGAAAACATGCGGCCAACAATACGAAAGTGAAAGAATACATTGACTTCGCGGCGGCTAATGGTTTCGGCGGCCTTCTGATCGAAGGATGGAATGTAGGCTGGGAAGACTGGTTCGGCCACTCTAAAGAATTTGTTTTCGATTTCATCACCCCATATCCCGATTTCGATCTTACAATGCTTAATGACTATGCCCATTCCAAAGGCATTAAGCTGATCATGCACCACGAAACTTCCGGTTCTGCAACCAATTATGAGCGGTGGGCGGATAAAGCATTCAAACTGATGAACGATTATGGCTATGATGCTGTAAAAACCGGCTATGTAGGTGATATTATCCCGAGAGGAGAGCACCACTATTCCCAGTGGACCATCAATCATTTCTACAGGATTGCCCAAAAGGCCAATGAATATAAAATCATGGTGAATTCCCATGAATCCGTTCGTCCGGGCGGGGAGAGCAGGACATATCCGAACTGGATCTCAGCCGAAGCTGCCAGAGGAACCGAATTTGAAGCCTTTGCCGGAAACAATCCGGATCATCAGACCATTCTTCCATTCACCAGATGGATGGGCGGACCGATGGATTATACACCTGGAATTTTCCAGACGAAGCTGGATTATTATTTCCCTGGAGACAAACGTTTTGTGAAGACTACTCTTGCCAAACAGCTGGCTCTGTATGTGGTGATGTACATGCCGCTCCAGATGGCTGCAGATTTACCGGAAAACTATCAGAAGCATATGGATGCTTTCCAGTTCATCAAAGATGTGGCTGCAGACTGGGATGATACAAAGATTTTATCCGCCGAACCGGGCGATTATATCATCACCGCCAGGAAGGCAAAAGGCACGGAGAACTGGTTTGTAGGCGGAATCACCGATGAGAACAGGCGGGATTATACGGTTGATTTCTCATTCCTGGACAAAGGCAGGAAATATGAAGTAACGGTATATGAAGACGGTAAAGACGCAGACTACATCAATAATCCGCAAAGCTACCATATTTATAAAAAGACGGTTACCAGCAAATCGAAAATTAAAATCAATATGGCAAGAAGCGGTGGTTTTGCTATATCGATTAAAGTGATAAAGTAA